In Piliocolobus tephrosceles isolate RC106 chromosome 10, ASM277652v3, whole genome shotgun sequence, a single window of DNA contains:
- the TCP11L2 gene encoding T-complex protein 11-like protein 2 isoform X1 gives MPFNGEKQCVGEDQPSDSDSSRFSESMASLSDYECSRQSFTSDSSSKSSSPASTSPPRVVTFDEVMAATRNLSNLTLAHEIAVNENFQLKQEALPENSLAGRVKHIVHQAFWDVLDSELNADPPEFEHAIKLFEEIREILLSFLTPGGNRLRNQICEVLDTDLIRQQAEHSAVDIQGLANYVISTMGKLCAPVRDNDIRELKATGNIVEVLRQIFHVLDLMKMDMANFTIMSLRPHLQRQLVEYERTKFQEILEETPSALDQTTEWIKESVNEELFSLSESALTPGAENTSKPSLSPTLVLNNSYLKLLQWDYQKKELPETLTTDGTRLQELTEKLNQLKIIACLSLITNNMVGAITGGLPELANRLKRISAVLLEGMNKETFNLKEVLNSIGVQTCAEINKTLMERGLPTFSAEIQANLIGQFSSIEEEDNPIWSLIDKRIKLYMKSLLCLPSPQKCMPPMPGGLAVIQQELESLGCQYANIVNLNKQVYGPFYANILRKLLFNEEAMGKVDASPPTN, from the exons caacaAGCCCTCCAAGAGTTGTAACATTTGACGAAGTGATGGCTGCAACAAGGAACTTATCAAACTTGACTCTTGCTCACGAGATTGCTGTAAATGAGAATTTTCAATTGAAACAAGAGGCCCTCCCAGAAAACAG TTTGGCTGGTCGAGTGAAGCACATTGTTCATCAGGCCTTCTGGGACGTCTTGGATTCAGAACTAAATGCTGACCCTCCTGAGTTTGAACATGCCATCAAACTGTTTGAAGAAATCAGAGAG attcttctctcttttctgactCCTGGTGGCAACCGGCTTCGCAACCAGATCTGTGAAGTTTTGGACACAGACCTCATTAGGCAGCAGGCTGAGCACAGTGCTGTTGACATCCAAGGCCTGGCCAACTATGTCATCAGTACAATGGGAAAGCTGTGTGCTCCCGTGCGAGATAACGATATCAGAGAGTTAAAGGCTACTGGCAACATCGTGGAGGTGCTGAG aCAAATATTCCATGTCCTGGACCTCATGAAAATGGACATGGCCAATTTTACAATTATGAGTCTCAGACCACACCTTCAACGCCAGTTAGTGGAATACGAGAGAACCAAGTTCCAGGAAATTTTGGAAGAAACTCCAA GTGCTCTTGATCAGACTACAGAATGGATAAAAGAATCTGTAAATgaagaattattttctctttctgagagTGCTTTAACTCCTGGGGCCGAAAATACCTCCAAGCCAAGCCTGAGCCCTACTTTGGTGCTAAATAATAGCTACTTGAAACTGTTACAGTGGGATTATCAGAAAAAAGAATTACCAGAG aCACTTACGACAGATGGAACACGTCTTCAGGAACTGACAGAAAAGCTGAATCAATTGAAAATTATTGCCTGCCTGTCCCTAATTACCAACAACATGGTGGGTGCTATTACAGGAGGCCTGCCTGAGCTTGCAAACAGGTTAAAAAGGATTTCAGCTGTTCTACTTGAAGGCATGAACAAAGA GACCTTTAACTTGAAGGAAGTCCTGAATTCTATTGGTGTTCAGACTTGTGCTGAGATTAACAAGACCCTGATGGAGAGAGGTTTACCCACTTTCAGTGCTGAGATTCAAGCTAATCTTATAGGTCAATTTTCAAGCATTGAAGAGGAGGACAATCCTATCTGGTCCTTGATTG atAAACGAATTAAGCTTTACATGAAAAGCCTACTTTGTCTTCCAAGCCCTCAAAAATGCATGCCTCCTATGCCAGGAGGCCTAGCTGTCATTCAGCAGGAGCTAGAATCCCTAGGCTGTCAATATGCAAACATTGTGAATCTCAACAAACAAGTGTATGGACCATTTTATGCAAATATACTTCGAAAGCTGCTCTTCAATGAGGAAGCCATGGGGAAGGTAGATGCTTCACCTCCTACTAACTAA
- the TCP11L2 gene encoding T-complex protein 11-like protein 2 isoform X2, with the protein MAATRNLSNLTLAHEIAVNENFQLKQEALPENSLAGRVKHIVHQAFWDVLDSELNADPPEFEHAIKLFEEIREILLSFLTPGGNRLRNQICEVLDTDLIRQQAEHSAVDIQGLANYVISTMGKLCAPVRDNDIRELKATGNIVEVLRQIFHVLDLMKMDMANFTIMSLRPHLQRQLVEYERTKFQEILEETPSALDQTTEWIKESVNEELFSLSESALTPGAENTSKPSLSPTLVLNNSYLKLLQWDYQKKELPETLTTDGTRLQELTEKLNQLKIIACLSLITNNMVGAITGGLPELANRLKRISAVLLEGMNKETFNLKEVLNSIGVQTCAEINKTLMERGLPTFSAEIQANLIGQFSSIEEEDNPIWSLIDKRIKLYMKSLLCLPSPQKCMPPMPGGLAVIQQELESLGCQYANIVNLNKQVYGPFYANILRKLLFNEEAMGKVDASPPTN; encoded by the exons ATGGCTGCAACAAGGAACTTATCAAACTTGACTCTTGCTCACGAGATTGCTGTAAATGAGAATTTTCAATTGAAACAAGAGGCCCTCCCAGAAAACAG TTTGGCTGGTCGAGTGAAGCACATTGTTCATCAGGCCTTCTGGGACGTCTTGGATTCAGAACTAAATGCTGACCCTCCTGAGTTTGAACATGCCATCAAACTGTTTGAAGAAATCAGAGAG attcttctctcttttctgactCCTGGTGGCAACCGGCTTCGCAACCAGATCTGTGAAGTTTTGGACACAGACCTCATTAGGCAGCAGGCTGAGCACAGTGCTGTTGACATCCAAGGCCTGGCCAACTATGTCATCAGTACAATGGGAAAGCTGTGTGCTCCCGTGCGAGATAACGATATCAGAGAGTTAAAGGCTACTGGCAACATCGTGGAGGTGCTGAG aCAAATATTCCATGTCCTGGACCTCATGAAAATGGACATGGCCAATTTTACAATTATGAGTCTCAGACCACACCTTCAACGCCAGTTAGTGGAATACGAGAGAACCAAGTTCCAGGAAATTTTGGAAGAAACTCCAA GTGCTCTTGATCAGACTACAGAATGGATAAAAGAATCTGTAAATgaagaattattttctctttctgagagTGCTTTAACTCCTGGGGCCGAAAATACCTCCAAGCCAAGCCTGAGCCCTACTTTGGTGCTAAATAATAGCTACTTGAAACTGTTACAGTGGGATTATCAGAAAAAAGAATTACCAGAG aCACTTACGACAGATGGAACACGTCTTCAGGAACTGACAGAAAAGCTGAATCAATTGAAAATTATTGCCTGCCTGTCCCTAATTACCAACAACATGGTGGGTGCTATTACAGGAGGCCTGCCTGAGCTTGCAAACAGGTTAAAAAGGATTTCAGCTGTTCTACTTGAAGGCATGAACAAAGA GACCTTTAACTTGAAGGAAGTCCTGAATTCTATTGGTGTTCAGACTTGTGCTGAGATTAACAAGACCCTGATGGAGAGAGGTTTACCCACTTTCAGTGCTGAGATTCAAGCTAATCTTATAGGTCAATTTTCAAGCATTGAAGAGGAGGACAATCCTATCTGGTCCTTGATTG atAAACGAATTAAGCTTTACATGAAAAGCCTACTTTGTCTTCCAAGCCCTCAAAAATGCATGCCTCCTATGCCAGGAGGCCTAGCTGTCATTCAGCAGGAGCTAGAATCCCTAGGCTGTCAATATGCAAACATTGTGAATCTCAACAAACAAGTGTATGGACCATTTTATGCAAATATACTTCGAAAGCTGCTCTTCAATGAGGAAGCCATGGGGAAGGTAGATGCTTCACCTCCTACTAACTAA